GCTGCATGCCCTCTTCATCCAGCCTGATGCCTGATACCCGCGCGCCGGATGCGCGAAAGGCGGCCGCGGCACCGGGATAACCGGGATCTTCGACCCAGACCCCATCGCCCGGCGTGATGAGCACTGCGGCGATCAAGGTCAACGCGGCCTGTGCGCTCGGCAGGATCATGATCTGGTCCGCGGTGGCGCGAACGCCTCTGCTGCTCTCCAGGTAATGCGCCAGCGCCTCGCGCAGCCGGGTGCGATTGACCGGACCCAACTCACGCTTGACCGCGCGCACGGCGCTGCGACGCAGGCACCGCGCCCAGACCTCGTTCGGAAACTCCCTGAAATCGCCATGCCCCGGCCGCAACGGCTTGAGCTGCGCCTGATAGGACATCGGCCAGTCGGTCTGCTTGAGTTTCGAGGCCCAGGGCGAAAGCTGCGGCCTCGCGGAGCGCGCGTTCGATGCGGCAACGTCGGGGCCTTCAATGCGTTCACTGCCGTCGACCGTCACCACAGGGCGACGTCCATGCGATGCCGCAACATAACCTTCCGCGGCCAGTTGCTCGAACGCATAGGTGACGGTGTTGCGCGAGACGCCGAGATCGCCCGCGAGCCGACGGCTGGACGGCAGCGCGCGGCCCTTGGCGATGCGGCCGGCCGCGATCAGGCCGCGAAGCTGGCCCGTCAATTGCGCCACCAGCCCCTGCTCGTCGGCCCGGTTCAGGTCGATCAGGCCGGCGATCACGCCGTCGGAAACTGGCACCTTATTCCTTTCCAATCTGGCACTTTTTCAGGTGCCAGACCGGATGCTATCCACCGCGTCAGGCCGCTGCAAGGACCTTGCGATGAACTCTTCCCTCTCCCCCCGTGCCGCCATCGGCCTGTTCCTGATCGTCGTGCTGGCCTGGGGCGTGAACTGGTCGATGACGAAGCAGCTCGTCCAGTTCCTGCCGCCGCTGTGGACGTCGGCGATCCGGAGCTGGATCGCGCTGGCCGGATTGTTCGTGATCCTTAAGGCGAGCAACAATCTGGTGATCCCGGAGCGGCGCGACATCCCTGTCATCCTGAGCGTGGCGCTGCTGCACATGACCATCTTCTCCGTCCTGGTTGCGGCCGGTGTGCGCTTCCTGCCCGCGAGCAAGGCCATCGTGCTCGGCTACACCACGCCGCTCTGGGTCGCGATCGCTGCGCCCATGCTCGGCAAGGAGACGCTGACGGCACCGAAGCTTGCCGGCGCCTTGTTCGGCCTGGTCGGCCTTGCCGTCATCCTGAATCCCACCTCGATCGACTGGACCAACAGCAACGTCCTGTGTGGTGCCGGCATGGTGATCCTCGCCGCGATCTCCTGGGCCGCGAACATCATCTATCTCAGGGCGCATCGCTGGATCGGCTCTCCGCTCCAGCTCCTGATCTGGCAGGTGCTTGTTGCAACCATCGTGCTCACGGCATTGGCTGTCGTCACCGATGGCCTGCCGCACGCGGAATGGTCGTGGAAGCTGGTGCTGCTGTTTCTCTATTCCGGCCTGATCGGGACGGCGCTGGCCTATTGGGCGATGTCGATGGTCAACAAGAGCATCTCGGCACTGACGACGGCGCTCGGCACCACGGGGACACCGCTCGTCGGCATCGCCAGCGCGGCGATCCTGCTGGGCGAGCCGATCGACATCAGCCTCGTCGTCGCAGCCGCGCTGATCGTGACCGGAATTGGCCTGGCGACTCTCGGCGACCGGTTGCTGCGCCGTCAGGCAGCCGCGAGCGGCTGAACGCGCAAACTACCGCGCAGGCCTGCCGTCGTGCCGAGCAGGATGCCGGCGACTGCGATGAACGAGCCGACCGCAAGCGTCGAGACGCCGGTGAGCCCCTGCCCGATCGAGCAGCCAAACGCCATCACGCCGCCGATCCCCATCAGCGCGGCGCCCCCGGCCGACCGCAGCATGTGGCGCGGCGAGGAATAGCCTTCGAGCTTGAAGCGCCCCGTGACGAGCGCAGTGACCAGGCTGCCGGCGAATACGCCACCGACCGTCGCGATGCCGAAGTTCAGCGTCAGGCCGGTCGAGAGCATTGCGTATTGCAAGCTATCGGCGATCGGCGCGATGAAGGTGAGTGAGGTCACAGGGACGGGATTGAAGTCGTCGGCCCCGAGATAACCGGTGACGTACCAGCCGCCGGCAACGAGAACGCCCATGACGGCGCCCGCCGCGATCTGGCCCGGCGAGCGACGGAATGCCGGATCGGCGAAGGCAAATAGGATCAGCGCAACGACGATCGCGGTCGCGGCCAGCCCGCGCGAAACTGCTTCGCCCATACCCAGCGTCGCCAACATCGACGGCAACGAATTCGCGTCAACATTGGTTTGCGACGCCTGAACCAGCGCGATACGCGCCGGCGCGATCAGCCCCTTGAGCGTCATCTGCGCTGCGATCGCGAGCACGATCACGACGACGAAGGAACGGAGGTTGCCGCGGCCGAGCAGCACCAGCGCGCGCGAGCCGCAGCCGTTCGAGAGCACCATGCCGTAGCCGAACAGCAGGCCGCCCAGGAACAGCACGGGCGCCGAAAAGGTCTGCTGCAGATAGATCGACTTGCCGAGATCGACCATGCCGTCCCCCGCGAGGAACTGACTCGCGGCGATCGCGACTGCGATCGCCAGCGCATAGGACCGCACCAGCCGCCCGTCCCCCTCCGCCAGCCATCCGCGCATGCTGCTCATCAGACAGAAGCCGCTGAGCAGGCCGACGGAGCCGTAGACGAGACCGATGGTGAGGCCGGCGAGGATGACGAGTTGGGTGGTTTCCATCGTCACGGCTTCAGGATCACGCGATCGCGCGAGGAGCCTGCGACGGCGACATAGGCCTGCTTCGCGCGCTCGAGCGGATAGATCGCACTCGCCTTGATCGGGAACGGCTTCAAATGGCCGCTCGCAAAGCCCGGGCCGAGATCGCGCAGCACGGCGCCCGTTGTGACGGAGGAGAGACCGAGCGTATCGATGCCGACATAGGTGTGCTGGCCGCGATAGAATTCGAGGATGTTGAACTGCACGATGCGATCGATCGCGGCGATCAGGATTTGACGGCCACGCAACGCAAGCGACTTGTGCGCCGCCTGGAAATAGGGGTCGCCGACCGTGTTGAAGACGATATCGGCGCCCTTGCCGCCGGTCAATTCGCGCACGCGCGAGGCGACGTCCGTTGCGGAAGCGTCGATGATTTCGACCGGCGCATTGCTGTGCCCCCCATAGGCTTCCGCCTTGCGCACCACGCCAATGACGCGCGCGCCCTGCCAGGTCGCGATCTGCACCGCTGATTGCCCGACCTTGCCGTTGACGCCGAACACCAGCACGGTTTCGCCGGGCTTCGGAACGCCGGCGCGGCGAAAACCTTCCATCGCGGTGACGAAGGGCACGCCGATGCCGGCGGCCTCCTCCCACGACACCGTTTTCGGCTTCTCCACCACAGCGTCCGCCTCGACCACGAGATGGCTCGCATGCGTGCCGTCGCGGCGGATGCCGAGATCGCCGGAAGAGCCGAACACTTCGCGGCCGATCGTGCCGGCCGGACCGTCGATCACCACGCCGGCGTAATCTCGGCCCGGCGTGCGCGGGAACACGGCATAGGGCATCAGCCCGGTCGCAGCCTTGACGTCGGACGGGTTGACGGCGGCGGCCTTCACCTCGATCAGTAGATCGTTCGGGCCGCGCGTCAGCGTGTGACGCTCGACATCGGGCGCGAGCGCAGCAGCGTTTTCGGCCTTGGCATTGAGGCGAACGCAGCGCGCTTCGACGGTCTTGGTTTCGGCTGGCGACATGGCAAAGGCCCGTGATTTCTCGCGGGCCTTGTCGCCTTTGGGGGCGGTCAAGTCAATCCGTCAAGTCAACGCTTGATCGGTGCTGATCAGTCCTTGGGCCGCTTGTCGTAGAGCCGCTTGGCCTTGCCGAGCGAGCGCTCCAGCGTCGCCGGTGCGACCACCTGGACCCTGGAGCTGACGCCGATCGTGTTCTTGATATGGGTCGAAATCCGGTCGGCATGGTCGACGAGGCCGCGACCGTCCCAGCTCTCAGGCCGCGCCTCGGCGATGATGGTCAGCTCGTCCATGCGGCCTTCGCGGGTCAGCTCCAGGATGAAGTGGCCGCCGCACCAGTCTGTCGCGAGCAGCACTTCCTCGATCTGGGTCGGGAACAAATTGACGCCGCGCAGGATGATCATGTCGTCGGAGCGGCCCGTCACCTTCTCCATGCGCCGCATGCCCGGCCGCGCGGTGCCCGGCAGCAGCCGCGTCAGGTCGCGGGTGCGATAGCGGATGACGGGAAAAGCTTCCTTGGTCAGCGAGGTGAACACCAGCTCGCCCTTCTCACCGTCCGGCAGCACCGCGCCGGTCTCGGGGTCGATCACTTCGGGGTAGAAATGGTCTTCCCAGATGTGCAACCCGTCCTTGGTCTCGATGCATTCCTGCGCGACGCCGGGGCCGATCACCTCCGACAGGCCATAGATGTCGGTCGCATCCATGTCGAAGGCATCCTCGATCTCGCTGCGCATCGCATTGGTCCAGGGCTCCGCACCGAAAATGCCGACCTTGAGCGAGCACTGGCGCGGATCGAGCTTCTGCCGCTTGAACTCGTCGAGGATCGCCAGCATATAGCTCGGCGTCACCGTGATGATGTCGGGGCGGAAGTCATTGATGAGCTGCACCTGCCGCTCGGTCATGCCGCCGGAGATCGGAACCACCGTGCAGCCGAGCTTTTCGGCGCCGTAGTGCACCCCTAACCCGCCGGTGAACAGGCCATAGCCATAGGCATTGTGGATGATCATGCCGGTGCGGCCGCCGGCGGCGCGGATCGAGCGCGCCATGACCTCCGACCAGGTGTCGATGTCGCGTTGGGTATAGCCGACCACGATCGGCTTGCCCGTCGTTCCCGACGAGGCATGCACGCGCACCAGTTTTTCGCGCGGCACGGCGAACATATTGAAGGGATAGTTATCGCGAAGGTCCGTCTTCACCGTGAACGGAAACTTTGCGAGGTCCGACAGCTCGCGAAAATCGGATGGATGCACGCCCGCCTTGTCAAAGGCCTCGCGATAATGCGCGACATTGTCATAGGCGTGCTTCAGCGACCAGGCCAGCCGCTGCGTCTGCAGCGCCATGATCTCGTCGCGTGAGGCGCGCTCATGCGCGTCCATCTCGGCCCTATAGACGTGGCCGCCGTCCTTCAGCTTCGTCGAAGCCATACTCGTTTCCCCACATGTGCGTTCTTCTCTTTATTGGTCTCTTATTTTTCTTGCGCCGGCAGCCACGTGCCCGGAATGACACGCGAATGCCCGCGAAATTCAGCAATGACGGTATCACCTGCGGTGACGCGCACGTCATAGATGCCGGAGCGGCCACCGCGGGTCACCTCCCGCGCCTTGGCGACGAGACGATCGCCGAGCTTGCCGGGCTTGATAAAGGTGATCTGCCCCTGCGCTGCGACAACACGGTCATTGCGGGAATTGCAGGCAAAGGCGAAAGCGGAATCGGCCAGCGTGAAGATGAAGCCGCCATGGGCGATACGCTGGCCGTTGACCATGTCCGGCCGCACCGTCATGGCCAGCGTCGCAAAGCCCGGGCCGATCTCGACGATCTCCATGCCGAGGCCCTTGGAGGCATCGTCCTCCGCCCACATCGCATCGGCACAGGCGCGGGCAACATCTTCAGGCGACAGGGCGGCTTTGACGTTCACGCGCTTCTCCCGGCGAAATGTTTGCCCATGATGTTCTGCCTGATGATCAAGGCTGTCAAACGTGGTCGTAGTCGACCACGACCCGCTCGGACGACGGCTTGGCCTGGCAGGTGAGGATGAACCCGGCCTTCAATTCCCAGGGCTCCAGCGAATAATTGATGTCCATGGGAGCCTCGCCCTCGACCAGCTTGGCGCGGCAGGTCGAGCACATCCCGCCCTTGCAGGCGAAGGGCAGATCGACGCCGGCGCGCAGCGCGGCATCGAGGATCGCCTCGTCCTCCGCGACCGGCACGTCGCGGCGCTTGCCGTCGATGATCAGCGAGGCGATCGCCTTCGGCGGCGCGTCGGGCGCAACGACTTTCTTGGGCCTGGGCTTGCCGCCGAACTCGGAGACGAAGCGCTCGACGTGGATACGATCATCGGCGATGCCCAGCTTGCGACAGGTCGCCTCGATGTCTTCGCTCATGCCTGATGGACCACAGATGAAGACATGGTCGACGCTTGTCGCCGGCACCAGCGAGCGCAACAGCACCCTCACCTTGTCGCCATCGAGCCGGCCATGCAGGATCGGGATGTCCTGCTCCTCGCCGGAGATGACGTGGAAGATCGAAAGGCGGTCGATGAAGCGATCCTTCAGCTCCTCGAGCGCCTCGAGGAACATGATGTTGTCGGTCGTGCGATTGCCGTAAAACAGGAAGAAGCGGCTGTCCGGCTCGCGCGCCAGCACGCCCTTGACGATCGACAGGATCGGCGTGATGCCGGAGCCCGCGGCAAAGCCGACATGGATGCGCCCGGCCTCGGTGAGAGGGATCACACCAAAACGGCCCGTCGGCGTCATCACGTCGAGCTCGTCGCCGTGTCTCAACTCATCCGCCGCCCAGCTTGAAAATGCGCCGCCGTCGACCTTCTTCACGGCAATGCGGATCTCGCCGTCATCAGGGCCGGAGCAGATCGAATAGGAGCGCCGCACCTCCTCGCCATCGAGCATGGTGCGCAGCGTGAGGTACTGGCCCGGGCTGAAAGCGTAATCGTCGGCGAGTTCGCGGGGGATGGCGAAGGTCATCGAGACCGCGTCCGACGCTTCGCGGCGGAGGTCGTTGACGGCCAGGCGGTGAAAGCGCGGTGCGGCTGCGGACATTACAAGCACCCTAAATTTGAGCCAGAGCCGTCATTGCGAGCGCAGCGAAGCAATCCAGAAACCCGCCGCGGAGACGGTCTGGATTGCTTCCGCCTTCGCTAAAGCTTCGGCGGACAAGTCGCTGCGCTCGCAATGACGATGGGGATGGCATCGTGCGTCTCTCAATGACACTTGAAGTAATCGAAGGGCTCACGGCAGGCCTTGCAGCGCCACAGCGCCTTGCACGAGGTCGAGCCGAATTCGGACAGCAGTTCGGTCTTGTCCGAGCCGCATTGCGGACACGTCACCGTCTGTTCGCCAAAGAGTGCACGGCGTGAGTGTGAAGATTGCGGCGGCGCAATCCCATAAGCGCGCAGCTTCTGACGGCCTTCCTCGCTCATCCAGTCTGTGGTCCAGGCCGGGGACAGCACGGTCCGCACCTTCGGTTGGTGGAAGCCGGCACGTTCCAACGCGATCTCGATTTCCAGCGCGATCATGTTCATCGCCGGGCAGCCCGAATAAGTCGGGGTGATCGCGACCTCGACATGGTCGCCATCGAGGGTGACGTCGCGCAGCACACCGAGATCGGCGATGGTCAACACCGGAATCTCGGGATCGACCACGCTCGCCGCGGCGTCCCAGGCGCGCTGGCGCAGCTCGCTGTCGCGCTCCAGAACCGTCACCATGTCTGCCCCGGGAACGTGCGCTGCATCGATTGCAGCTCGGACAGCAGATGGCCGAGATGCTCGCTATGGCGGCCGGCACGACCGCCCTGCTGCATCCAGTCGTTCTCAGGCAGGCGAAGCGTTGCTTCGCTGACGACGTCGGAGAGCGTCGTCAGCCAGCGGCCGCGCAAGGTGCCGGGATCGACGGCGATACCGGCATGGATCAGCGCGCGTTCGCCGTCATCGACGGCGAACATCTCGCCGGTAAAGGCCCAGAGATGATCGATCGCCCGTTGCGCGCGCGCGTGGCTCTCGTCCGTGCCGTCGCCGAGGCGGATGATCCATTCCGAGGCATGGCGCAGATGATAGGCGCTCTCCTTCTCCGACTTCGCGGCGACGGCGGCGAGCGTCGTATCGCGCGAGGTCATCATCGCGCGCCAATAGAGGTCGGCGAACGCAGAATAGAAGAACTGCCGCACCAGGGTCTGGGCGAAGTCGCCATTCGGCTGCTCGACCAGCAGCAGATTGCGGTACTGCCTGACATCGCGCAAATACGCGAGCTTGTCCTCGTCGTTGTCCCCGCCCTCGACCTTGGCCGCGTAGCTGTAGAGCTCGCGCGCCTGGCCGATCAGGTCGAGCGCGATGTTGGAGAGCGCCATGTCCTCTTCCAGCATCGGCGCGTGCCCGCACCATTCCGACAGCCGGTGACCGAGGATCAGCGCATCGTCGGCACGGCGCAGGGCAAAGAGCACCAGCGGTGTTTCGGAGACCTGGATGTTGGCGCAAGACATCACATCAACCCCATCACATGTGCCCCACTTCCTCGGGCACCTCGTAGAAGGTCGGATGCCGGTAGATCTTCGATTCCGCAGGCTCGAACATCATGCCCTTCTCGGCGGGATCGCTTGCAGTGATCGCGGTCGACGGCACGACCCAGATCGACAGGCCCTCGCCGCGGCGGGTGTAGATGTCGCGGGCGGCTTGCAAGGCCATGGTCGCGTCGCTCGCATGCAGCGAACCCACATGCTTGTGCGCGAGCCCGTTGCGGCTGCGAATGAAGACTTCCCACAGCGGCGTGTTCGGCGTGGCCATCTTGATCTCCTTATTCCGCGGCTTGTGCGGTCTGACGCTGCGCGCGCTTGGCGGCATAGGCGGCCGCGGCCTCGCGCACCCAGGCGCCGTCATCATGGGCCTTGCGGCGCGCAGCCATGCGGTCGCGGTTGCAGGGACCGTTGCCGGCGAGCACCTGCTTGAACTCGGTCCAGTCGATCTCGCTGTAACGCCAGTGCCCGTCCGCATCCTGGGTCATGCCGGGATCGGGAATGGTGAGACCGAGATATTGCGCCTGCGGCACGGTAGCATCGACGAACTTCTGGCGGAGCTCGTCATTGGAGAAGCGTTTGATCTTCCATTTGGTCGAGGTGTCGCTGTGCTGGCTCGTCGCATCCGGCGGGCCGAACATCATCAGCACCGGCCACCACCAGCGGTTCAACGCATCCTGCGCCATCGCCTTCTGCTCGTCCGAGCCGCGGCACAGCGTCAGCATGATCTCGTAGCCCTGGCGCTGGTGGAACGACTCCTCCTTGCAGACGCGGATCATCGCGCGCGCATAGGGGCCGTAGGAGCAGCGGCATAGCGGAATCTGGTTCATGATCGCGGCGCCATCGACCAGCCAGCCGATGGTGCCGATATCGGCCCAGGTCAGCGTCGGATAATTGAAGATCGAGGAATATTTGGCCTTGCCGGCGAGCATGGCGTCGACCAGCTCTTCGCGTGAGCTGCCAAGCGTTTCGGCGGCTGCATAAAGGTAGAGCCCGTGGCCACATTCGTCCTGCACCTTGGCGAGCAGCGCGGCCTTGCGGCGCAAGGTCGGCGCGCGCGTGATCCAATTGCCTTCGGGCAGCATGCCGACGATTTCGGAATGGGCGTGCTGGGAGATCTGGCGGGTGAGCGTCTTGCGATAGGCCGCCGGCATCCAGTCGTTCGGCTCGATGCGCTCCTCGGCATCTATGCGGGCCTGGAACTGCGCAGCGCGGCCTGCGTCCTCAAGACCCCGATCGTCGGTCTCGGCCGCGTTCAGCGCCTGGGTATACATGCGCAGTCCTCCCGTTTCGTTAGGGGCAATATATAACAGAAATTACGCTATGCAAGATATTTCTGTAACATGTTGATCAGGCCTCGAACCTCCTTTCCAGGAGCTTTCGCGCTGGCGGCAGCGGGCCTTTCTCGTTGGTCCCATGGCCATCAAGCCATTGTTCGGACGGAGCAAGCAGCGCGCGATAGATCTCGCCGCAGAGTTCGCGGGCGGCCCTGCCCGGCCAGTCCGCCGGCAATAGGCTTTCGGGCAGCAGCGGATCGCGCAGCACGACGCGGCGGTAATAGTGGATCAGCAGGATGCGCGCAGTGAAAGCGTCGGATTCGGACAGCTCGGAGCCGCGCGCGAGTGCGGCGCGTAGCGGCTCGAACGTCTTCATGAATTTCAGATAGGCGTCCGCCGTGCGCTCGAGCGGCCAGCTCGCGCTGAGCAGGCGGCGCCCGCTTTCATCCTCGGCCGACACCTCAAGGCGGATGGCGCCTGCCGCCTCCTCCGGCACCGGCACGCCCGACGGCGCGACCCACACGCCCGGCAGCGGGCTGCCGAAACCGGCATTGCGCAAGGCTTCGCGCGAGGCATCACGATCCCAGCCATTGCCGATCAGCAACAGCTCGAAGCGGCCGGTCCAGTCGGAGGGCAGCGGATCGTAGATGTGACGCGTCGCGGCTTCGAACGTCTCACGGCCTTTCTCGGCGAGGCGATAAAAGCTGTTACGGCCAACTTTTTCGCGCGACAGCCAACCGTCGGCGGCAAGCCGCGACATCGCCGTGCGCACCACACCGGCATCGATGTCCAAACCCTCGAAGAAGGCCAGCAGCGTACCAAGCCACACCGAACCGCCGCGCGGCACGATGGCGTCGCCGAACATGGTGATGACGATGGAGCCCGTGCGTGACGGCTCACGCTTGAGCTGGTCGATGATGCGGGAGAGCGGATGCGCCATGCCGCAGGCTTAGCGCGTTTGGTGCGGGCGGGACAATGGACGGGTAACTGCGCTCCCTCTCCCGCAAGCGGGAGAGGCGAAGAAAGATCAGCGATGCGGATCGGGATAGGCGAGGCTGCGCCAGCCGCTGCGATCGAACGGGCGCCACTGGCTTTCCTTCTGCGCGAGGCGGTCGGCGACCGCGTAGACGACGGCGGGATGGTGGCCCATGCCGCAATGACTGCTTTCGACCTCGATGCTCTCGGTCTGCGCTCCCGTCTTCTCCATGCAGCCCTGCCAGGCGCAGACGCCGTCGGTGCGGCTGAAGATGGCGGTAGTCGGCACCGGCGGCGGCACTGCGAGCTCGCCACCGAAGCGCGGATCGACTTCGTCGGACTTCCGTCCGCTCGCCCATTCATAGACGCGCCAGGCATTGGTCGACCGGGGATGGCCGGCAAAGGGGCTGCCGAGCGTGATGACCTGACGCACGCGCTCGGGCATCATCTTGGCCAGTTGCCGCGCATAGAGGCCACCAAGGCTCCAGCCGACCAGGCTGATCTTGCGACCGTGCTTGTCGTTGAGCTCCTCGACCAGATCGACCATCGCATTCTGTACGCCCTCGCGCAGGCCATAATTGCGGCCCTGGCGCCAGCCGCTCACGGCGTAGCCCTTGGCGGCCAGAAAGGTGCGCAGCGCGCGCGTGGACTCGTCGGAGGCCACCAGACCCGGCAGCACCAGCACCGGATGCCCGTCGCCGCGCGGCGCAAGGCTCAGCAGCGGCAGCGCGCCGAGGAAAGCGCCGAACTCGTGAATCGCGCGCCCTTCCAGAAACATCAGGGTACGGGACGGCGGACGCAGCGTCTGGGCAGGAGCGGTCATCAATGGATCCCCTTGGGAAGAATTCCTGAAGAGCCCACCGGCCGCGATGCCGGCAATGGGCATGAATTCCAATACGCCGGCTTCTTGATCGTTCCGCAACGCAACATGAATCAGCTAGGCGGCCGGTTCCACACATTCAAGCGGCAGAGACGCGAGGCGACAATAGGCCCGCGCGTTAATGCTGTTGGGCGTGACGCAAAAGTCACAACAATCGGAGCAGGAATTCTACGGAGTAGAGCGCAAGACCTGCGAGTCCACCGATCAGCGAGCCGTTGAAGCGGATGTATTGCAGGTCGCGGCCGATGTTGATTTCGATCAGCGAAATCAGCTGCGCCATGTCCCACGCCTTGACCTGGTCGGAGATGAAGGTCGAGACGCCGCTCTTCTGGTCGGCGACGAAGCTGCGCAGCACCGTGACCAGGCCCTTGTTGATTTCACCGCGCAGCTCGGCGTCGGCGGCGAGTGCATCGCCCGCCGAGACGAACATGCCGGCGAGATGATGCTGCAGCACCTGCGTCTCGCCCGAAGCACTGCGCTCGATGAAGGAGCGCGTGTTGGCCCAGACCGTGCGGGCGAGATCGGCAAGCTCGGGCCGTGCCAGCAGATCGCGCTTCAGCCCATCGATGCGGTCGATATAAGCCTGGTCGGTGCCGAGCCGGTCGACGAAGCTCAGCACCATGCGGTCGAACTCGCCGCGGAACGGATGCTTGGGATCACTGCGCACCTCGTTGAAGAAGGCTGTGGCGGACGAGACGATCTTGTTCACCAGAAACTTGTCGGCGCGATAGAGGTTGAGCAGGGTCGGCAATTCCGCGCGCACCTTCTCGCGGATCATCGTCATGGTCTCGGCTCGAGTCAGCGTCTCGTGCATGATGCGCAGGAGGTCGTCGAACAGGATCTGGTGGCGTCCTTCCGCGACGAAGCCGCGCAGCGTGCCGGCCGCGAGTGGCGCGAGGTCGATGGCCTGGATCTGCGAGGACATGCGGCGGATGATGAAGGTCATCAGGCCGGAGCTTTCCGTCGCGGACACGGCCTCCGGCAGCAGTCGCAGCGCAAAGCGCGCAAGATCATCGCTGCGCTTGCGATCGCGCAGCCAGTCGGCGACGAACGAGCCGAAATCGATCTCGTTCAGCTTGGCCTCGACCGGACCGGCCTCGAGGAAATGAACCTGGATGAACTCGCCGAGCTTGTCGGCGATGCGGGCCTGGTTGCTCTGGATGATCGCGGTATGCGGGATCGGCAGGCCCAGCGGCCGCTTGAACAGCGCCACCACGGCATACCAATCGGCGAGCCCGCCGATGGTCGCGGCCTCCGCGAAAGCGGCGATGAAGCCGAACACGGGGTGCACCGGCAGCAGCCATTTCGCGACGATGAACAGCGCCAAAGTCGAGGCCAGCACCAGCGTCGCCAGCGCTTTCACGCGGCGCAGCTCGGCCGCGCGTTCGGCGTCGCCGGGACTGTCGAAGGAGAAGGTGGATTGAATCGCCATGATACAAACTTAGCGTGCCGATCCCCGTGTGTCCCGGACGCGGTGCAGTGCGAAGCGATGCGCCGCAGAGCCGGGACCCAGCAAACCGATGGACCCCGGATCAGCAGTGCACCACGCCGCAAGAGCGGCGCGCTGCACTGCATCCGGGGAACGCAAGAGACAAAACAAAAGGCCCGCCGAAGCGGGCCTCAAATTTCAGTTTGGTCTCAGGGAGCCAGATCAGGCGGTCTTGTTGTAGACCTTGGCGAAGTTGTCCTGAGCGGACTTCGCACCGTTGGCGGCGAGCTTGCCGAGATAGTCGGTGGTCGCCTTGGCGCGCGAGACGAACGCTTCGCCGCGGGCGCGGAGCAGGCTCGACTGGATCTCGACGGCTTCGCTGAACGACTTGGCGGATGCGAGCTGGTCGATACCGGCGAAGAACGCCTGGGCGTCGTCGTAGATCGCCTGCTGGATGTTGCGGCTGATCTTGCCGGCTTCAGTGACGGACTCGGTCACCGCGTTCTCGACGGCAGCGGTCACGCGCTCGGAGCCGGCGAACACCTCGGCAGCACGGTCCTTGGCGGTGTTGGCGGTCTTCTTGACGAATTCGCGGG
This genomic interval from Bradyrhizobium guangzhouense contains the following:
- a CDS encoding DUF445 domain-containing protein; this translates as MAIQSTFSFDSPGDAERAAELRRVKALATLVLASTLALFIVAKWLLPVHPVFGFIAAFAEAATIGGLADWYAVVALFKRPLGLPIPHTAIIQSNQARIADKLGEFIQVHFLEAGPVEAKLNEIDFGSFVADWLRDRKRSDDLARFALRLLPEAVSATESSGLMTFIIRRMSSQIQAIDLAPLAAGTLRGFVAEGRHQILFDDLLRIMHETLTRAETMTMIREKVRAELPTLLNLYRADKFLVNKIVSSATAFFNEVRSDPKHPFRGEFDRMVLSFVDRLGTDQAYIDRIDGLKRDLLARPELADLARTVWANTRSFIERSASGETQVLQHHLAGMFVSAGDALAADAELRGEINKGLVTVLRSFVADQKSGVSTFISDQVKAWDMAQLISLIEINIGRDLQYIRFNGSLIGGLAGLALYSVEFLLRLL
- a CDS encoding phasin, whose translation is MTTETNTAFEGFKDAFKNIQNLEVPEAAREFVKKTANTAKDRAAEVFAGSERVTAAVENAVTESVTEAGKISRNIQQAIYDDAQAFFAGIDQLASAKSFSEAVEIQSSLLRARGEAFVSRAKATTDYLGKLAANGAKSAQDNFAKVYNKTA